The Acidobacteriota bacterium genome includes a region encoding these proteins:
- a CDS encoding DNA-directed RNA polymerase subunit alpha, which yields MLWKGFQKPKRLVCNTTTLTDKYGQFTAQPFERGFGTTIGNALRRVLLSSIEGAAITAVKIEGVMHEFSSIPGVVEDATDIILSLKQIPLKMNVEGPKTLLLEVSAPGEVTSSMIQQDADIEILDKDAYIATVSEGGNLRIEMRVKNGRGYVSAEKNFDEDLPIGYIPVDSVHSPIRKVNYAVEAARLGQMTDYDKLSLDVWTNGAVTPQDAIGLAAKLLKDHMSIFINFEEGTISEEIAEEKPSTVYNENLDRSVEELELSVRSYNCLKNANISTIRELVQKSEQEMLKTKNFGRKSLNEIKEILTAMGLGLGMKFDERGNPLPAASQPPSEQPAWGQES from the coding sequence ATGCTCTGGAAAGGTTTTCAAAAGCCCAAGCGGCTGGTGTGCAATACCACTACTCTGACTGACAAGTATGGTCAGTTCACTGCACAGCCGTTCGAGCGCGGCTTCGGAACAACCATCGGCAACGCGCTGCGCCGCGTTCTTCTCTCTTCGATCGAGGGCGCGGCCATTACCGCGGTCAAAATCGAAGGGGTCATGCATGAGTTTTCTTCTATTCCCGGTGTCGTGGAAGACGCAACGGACATTATTCTCAGTCTCAAGCAGATTCCATTGAAGATGAATGTCGAGGGCCCGAAAACTCTTTTGCTCGAGGTGAGCGCGCCCGGCGAGGTGACTTCGAGCATGATCCAGCAGGATGCGGACATCGAAATCCTGGATAAGGACGCTTACATCGCCACGGTAAGTGAAGGCGGCAACCTGCGGATCGAGATGCGTGTAAAGAATGGAAGAGGATACGTTTCTGCAGAAAAGAATTTTGACGAAGACCTTCCGATCGGGTATATCCCGGTTGACTCCGTGCACTCTCCGATTCGCAAGGTCAATTATGCGGTTGAAGCTGCACGCCTCGGGCAAATGACCGATTATGACAAGCTCTCCCTTGATGTCTGGACCAACGGCGCTGTTACCCCCCAGGATGCGATCGGCCTGGCGGCCAAGCTCCTCAAAGACCATATGAGCATCTTTATCAATTTTGAAGAGGGCACAATTTCTGAGGAGATTGCCGAAGAGAAACCGTCGACCGTCTATAACGAGAATCTTGATCGTTCAGTTGAGGAGCTGGAGCTTTCTGTGCGCTCTTACAACTGCCTGAAGAACGCCAACATTTCAACCATTCGAGAGCTGGTACAAAAATCCGAGCAGGAGATGCTGAAGACCAAGAACTTTGGCCGGAAATCCCTGAATGAGATCAAGGAAATCCTGACGGCAATGGGCCTGGGACTGGGCATGAAATTTGATGAAAGGGGTAATCCCTTGCCTGCGGCCAGCCAGCCGCCTTCAGAACAGCCAGCCTGGGGACAGGAAAGCTAA
- a CDS encoding 30S ribosomal protein S11 gives MAKAAAKAGKKKSFKKREKRVVPHGLVHIQATFNNTMVCITDPDGKTICWSSAGALGFRGSRKGTPFAAQQAAARAASAARDHGMRSVIVRVKGPGAGRESAIRALAAAGLEVRELKDVTPIPHNGCRPPKRRRV, from the coding sequence ATGGCGAAGGCAGCGGCTAAAGCAGGCAAGAAGAAAAGTTTCAAGAAGCGTGAAAAACGCGTCGTTCCTCACGGACTGGTCCACATCCAGGCGACTTTCAATAATACGATGGTGTGCATTACCGATCCTGACGGGAAAACGATCTGCTGGTCAAGCGCCGGCGCTTTGGGCTTCCGTGGCTCACGAAAGGGAACGCCATTTGCAGCCCAGCAGGCAGCCGCACGAGCTGCCAGTGCCGCGCGTGACCATGGGATGCGAAGCGTGATCGTTCGGGTGAAGGGGCCGGGCGCGGGCCGTGAGTCGGCCATCCGTGCACTTGCGGCGGCCGGTCTGGAAGTTCGCGAACTTAAAGATGTTACGCCGATTCCGCACAACGGCTGCCGTCCGCCCAAGCGGCGTCGGGTGTAA
- a CDS encoding adenylate kinase — translation MAQILIFLGPPGAGKGTQARVVAKELGIPHVSTGDILRDAARKKTSLGLAAKAKMDKGELVPDDVISPIVEERLSRPDCKQGAILDGFPRTIAQAEFLDEMLERVGFGKPLVLNIQVDVDSVIKRLTGRRTCKACGEIYNVYMNPPLEDGTCDKDGGRLVQRADDNEAAISIRLKAYEQDTLPLIRYYERKNVLRQVDGDGEPEAITARLLSLVKTHDYL, via the coding sequence ATGGCGCAGATACTCATTTTCTTGGGCCCCCCAGGTGCCGGCAAGGGAACCCAGGCGCGAGTGGTTGCCAAGGAACTGGGAATTCCGCACGTCTCAACCGGAGACATTCTTCGGGACGCTGCACGGAAAAAAACTAGCCTTGGTCTTGCTGCTAAGGCTAAGATGGATAAAGGAGAACTAGTTCCAGACGATGTAATCTCCCCGATCGTGGAAGAACGATTGAGCCGGCCTGATTGCAAGCAAGGCGCCATTCTGGATGGCTTTCCAAGGACTATCGCTCAGGCAGAATTCCTTGACGAAATGCTTGAGAGAGTCGGCTTTGGTAAGCCGTTAGTTCTGAACATTCAGGTGGATGTTGACTCCGTGATCAAGCGACTGACGGGCCGGAGGACCTGCAAGGCCTGTGGAGAGATTTACAACGTTTACATGAACCCTCCGCTCGAAGACGGTACTTGTGACAAGGACGGAGGCAGGCTTGTCCAGCGGGCGGACGATAATGAGGCTGCGATTAGTATCCGCTTGAAGGCGTACGAACAGGACACCTTGCCGCTAATTCGTTATTATGAGCGAAAAAATGTGTTGCGTCAGGTGGATGGAGACGGGGAGCCCGAGGCGATCACAGCAAGACTGCTGAGTCTAGTGAAGACACATGATTATTTGTAA
- a CDS encoding 50S ribosomal protein L17: MRHRNYGRKLSRNTEHRRALLRNLVTSLILEERIETTLPKAKEARVAAEHVITLGKRGDLHARRLAASYTMSARAVKKLFGDIAKRYESRNGGYTRIVRTGWRSGDGADTAVLELVGNQILQQRAELRAKRAERRKKAAEEAAAQQPELPPEGEE, from the coding sequence ATGCGGCATCGTAATTACGGAAGAAAACTTAGCAGAAACACCGAGCACCGACGGGCGCTTTTGCGAAACCTGGTGACTTCTCTGATTTTGGAGGAGCGGATCGAAACGACTCTACCCAAAGCCAAAGAGGCTCGGGTTGCTGCGGAGCATGTGATTACTCTCGGCAAGCGGGGAGACCTTCACGCTCGCCGACTTGCAGCGAGCTACACCATGAGTGCTCGGGCGGTGAAAAAGCTCTTTGGAGATATAGCAAAGCGTTACGAGTCGCGCAACGGCGGATATACCCGCATTGTACGGACCGGCTGGCGAAGCGGCGACGGAGCCGATACGGCTGTGCTGGAGCTGGTCGGAAACCAGATCCTGCAGCAGCGCGCTGAACTTCGGGCCAAGCGGGCTGAGCGCCGCAAGAAAGCGGCAGAGGAAGCTGCCGCCCAGCAGCCGGAACTGCCGCCAGAAGGGGAGGAATAG
- the map gene encoding type I methionyl aminopeptidase → MIICKSAAEIEKLRRSGRVVREILEETCEQAKPGVTTMDLESFVERRLAEVGAKPAFKGYRGYPCCLCASVNEQIVHGIPSNRRLNEGDIVSLDLGVVIDGYYGDAAMTVPVGMISESLQRLLRVTEESLQLAIDKARVGNRLGDISAAVEQHVVSSGFSVVKEFVGHGIGRQLHEEPQIPNFGPPGYGPPLKEGMVLAIEPMVNVGSSGLKILDDQWTAVTVDGAASAHFEHMIAVTQNGPDVLTRL, encoded by the coding sequence ATGATTATTTGTAAGTCGGCCGCCGAAATAGAGAAGTTGCGGCGTAGTGGACGGGTGGTCAGAGAGATACTGGAAGAAACGTGTGAGCAGGCTAAACCCGGTGTTACCACAATGGACTTGGAGAGCTTTGTTGAGCGGCGTCTTGCCGAGGTGGGGGCAAAGCCGGCTTTCAAGGGTTATCGTGGGTATCCTTGCTGCCTGTGCGCGTCCGTGAACGAACAGATTGTTCATGGCATTCCTTCGAACCGCCGTCTGAACGAAGGGGACATTGTCAGCCTCGATCTTGGCGTGGTCATCGACGGATATTACGGTGACGCTGCCATGACGGTTCCGGTGGGGATGATATCGGAATCACTTCAGAGACTTCTTCGGGTAACCGAGGAGTCGCTGCAATTGGCGATTGACAAGGCACGGGTCGGAAATCGGCTGGGAGACATTTCGGCCGCAGTGGAACAGCACGTAGTCAGCAGTGGTTTTTCAGTTGTAAAAGAGTTTGTCGGGCACGGGATTGGCCGCCAACTCCACGAAGAACCCCAAATCCCCAATTTTGGACCGCCAGGTTACGGCCCGCCGTTGAAGGAAGGCATGGTCCTGGCGATTGAACCGATGGTCAATGTGGGCAGTTCTGGATTGAAGATACTCGACGACCAGTGGACGGCAGTCACTGTGGATGGCGCTGCGTCGGCACATTTCGAGCATATGATTGCCGTGACGCAAAATGGTCCCGATGTTTTGACCCGGTTGTAG
- the secY gene encoding preprotein translocase subunit SecY, translating to MMENLKSLTEIPDLRKRILFTLLMLAVYRLGSFVPTPGINPDVLAQALSSLGNTLFGLLSMFSGGSLNRLTVFALGIMPYITASIILQLLGVVSPTLEKLQKEGELGRKKITEYTRWMTVGLSMFQAFGIAIALQRETSANVPLVSHPGLGFTLTTVLTLTTGSVFVMWLGEQITARGIGNGMSLLIFAGIVVGLPRAIASLYEKVFVTRTWSFPIVFVLLAFMLVVVAFIVFVERGERRIPIQYAKRIVGRKVLGGVSTHLPLKVNSGGVMPIIFAVSILTFPQTIALFSGSQGLFGRALDWFKTAFGWGEPLYTLTYVILIIFFAHFYLSIIYNPDEVADNVRKQGGFIPGIRPGKRTADHLDDVLTKITWVGGLYLALIALIPEVMLAGLRVNHLPVWMGGQWFDSNLPGWLLHGLNINFYFGGTSLLIVVGVAMDTIQQVEAQLIMRHYEGFLKKGRVRGRRAAS from the coding sequence ATGATGGAGAATCTCAAAAGTCTTACTGAGATTCCGGATCTGCGGAAACGGATTTTATTTACCCTGCTGATGCTGGCCGTATATCGTCTGGGATCATTCGTCCCAACGCCGGGAATCAATCCCGACGTCCTGGCGCAGGCTTTGAGCAGCCTGGGAAACACTCTGTTTGGATTGCTTTCGATGTTTTCGGGGGGCAGTCTGAACCGCCTCACCGTGTTTGCCTTGGGCATCATGCCCTACATCACCGCGTCCATCATTCTGCAGTTGCTGGGCGTGGTTTCTCCCACCCTCGAAAAGCTCCAAAAAGAAGGCGAGCTCGGCCGCAAGAAGATTACGGAATATACGCGCTGGATGACGGTGGGTCTCAGCATGTTTCAGGCTTTCGGCATTGCAATCGCCCTTCAGAGAGAGACCAGCGCAAATGTCCCTCTGGTGAGCCACCCGGGGTTGGGCTTCACGCTGACGACGGTTCTCACGCTGACGACAGGTTCGGTTTTTGTTATGTGGTTGGGCGAGCAGATCACCGCGCGGGGAATCGGCAATGGCATGTCTCTGCTGATCTTCGCCGGCATCGTTGTCGGGCTTCCGCGGGCGATCGCGAGTCTTTACGAGAAGGTGTTTGTTACGCGGACGTGGAGCTTTCCGATCGTGTTTGTGTTGCTGGCTTTTATGCTGGTGGTAGTGGCGTTCATCGTCTTTGTAGAGCGTGGAGAGCGCCGTATTCCGATCCAGTATGCAAAACGGATTGTTGGGCGGAAAGTTCTCGGAGGTGTTTCCACCCACCTTCCGTTGAAAGTCAACAGCGGCGGCGTGATGCCAATCATCTTTGCGGTTTCAATCTTGACTTTCCCTCAGACGATCGCGCTGTTTTCCGGAAGCCAGGGGCTTTTCGGCCGGGCGCTCGATTGGTTCAAGACGGCTTTTGGCTGGGGCGAGCCTCTGTATACGCTGACATACGTCATTCTAATCATTTTCTTTGCGCACTTCTACCTTTCGATTATTTATAACCCTGATGAGGTTGCGGACAACGTCAGGAAGCAGGGAGGATTTATTCCCGGCATTCGTCCCGGCAAGAGGACCGCCGACCACCTGGACGATGTTCTGACGAAGATTACCTGGGTTGGCGGACTTTATCTAGCGTTGATTGCGCTAATTCCCGAAGTGATGCTCGCCGGATTGCGGGTGAACCACCTGCCGGTCTGGATGGGTGGCCAATGGTTTGACTCAAACCTTCCTGGCTGGCTGCTTCACGGCCTGAATATTAACTTTTACTTTGGCGGCACTTCGCTGCTGATTGTGGTGGGCGTTGCCATGGATACGATTCAGCAGGTTGAAGCGCAATTGATCATGCGGCACTACGAAGGTTTCCTGAAGAAGGGGCGAGTTCGGGGGCGTCGCGCCGCCTCGTGA
- a CDS encoding 30S ribosomal protein S4, whose protein sequence is MARYREAVCRLCRREGQKLFLKGQRCLTDKCAIEKRNFPPGQHGKSRRPKVQGYGIQLREKQKVRRLYQILENQFRNYFEKAASRKGVTGETLLLMLEQRLDNVVYRLGLATSRAEARQLVRHGHIEVSGEKVNIPSFHVIPGQEIAVREKSRKLDSIQRSLDLSGNRGVPLWLALDRENLKAQVVSVPKREDVNFPIQEQMIVELYSK, encoded by the coding sequence TTGGCAAGATATCGTGAAGCAGTATGTCGGCTTTGCCGCAGGGAAGGGCAGAAACTCTTTTTGAAGGGTCAGCGCTGTCTGACCGATAAGTGTGCCATTGAGAAGAGAAACTTCCCCCCGGGCCAGCACGGAAAGTCGCGCCGCCCGAAGGTCCAGGGCTACGGGATACAGCTCAGGGAAAAGCAAAAGGTCCGGCGGCTCTATCAGATTCTTGAAAACCAGTTTCGCAACTATTTCGAAAAGGCCGCAAGCCGCAAAGGCGTTACCGGGGAGACATTGTTGCTGATGCTTGAACAGCGGCTCGATAACGTAGTTTACCGGCTGGGGCTGGCCACGTCGCGAGCCGAAGCCCGCCAACTGGTGCGCCATGGTCACATCGAGGTGTCCGGGGAGAAAGTGAATATCCCTTCGTTTCATGTTATCCCTGGCCAGGAGATCGCAGTCCGGGAAAAGAGCCGCAAGCTGGATTCTATCCAGCGATCGCTCGACTTGTCAGGCAATCGTGGTGTCCCGCTATGGCTGGCACTCGATCGTGAAAATCTGAAGGCTCAGGTGGTTTCTGTGCCGAAGCGCGAGGACGTCAACTTCCCGATTCAGGAGCAGATGATCGTCGAGCTTTATTCGAAATAG
- a CDS encoding phosphoesterase encodes MKIRTLLVSLAIFVVVVIVFELARRPEKAQSRSINLPSSKTLFIPAPGRPQPTNSFPTVVALSPNGRYLAILNNGYGTEESDFRQSIAILDLSTHNVMDFPDARLGQHAGQTYYLGLAFSRDGSRLYASMSSLTDPTGRKPGDTGNGIAVYTFEEGRVAPERFIKVPLAPVAQGKKAIVGSKNLPNGTAIPYPAGLTVLPGPGGEKLLVAENLADDTIVLDAASGKVLQRFPLSTSAVVPGVFPYGVTATSDGKAGFCSLWNTSAVAQLDLETGKVVRRIPLLEPKSPVAAGSHPTAMLLSPDQKYLYVTLTNSDRVAVIDVAKGDLAGLLSTELPEQKYGGTYPDALAQSADGKRLYVADASADAVAVFDMSSLSAQSLSISAPQKAMGFIPTEWYPTALAADGSNLMIVTGKGEGSGPNAGPLVKAKPGGNRNHPYIAALIHGSVAVVEMSDVQNRLSQLTHEVELSNLMEAKSKEVALFNGGKSPIHHVIYIIKENRTYDQIFGDLKPGNGDPSLCMYGEGITPNQHALARQFGVIDNFYCSGEVSGDGHVWSMAAITSDYNERTWQIGYRSEQRTYDFEGEVLAHNPLAENIPDIDEPGTGYIWANVARNKLTHRNYGEFVVTHWCDEGPTGASPKAGTPLASQGVCRQKAVPPGKPLPSDVGDPRGSASPWPWPVPMIAYDEATKPELQGHFDPKFADFRLDYPDQLRADEFLNEFNDFVKARQTGQGEALPQFVILRLPDDHTAGTSPRMPTPSASIADNDLAVGRVVDAVSHSPYWDDTAIFILEDDAQDGPDHVDAHRSTMLVISKYSQGSASQPFVDHNFYTTVSTVRTMEALLGLPPMNNNDALAPVMAPEFAGPGNQTGYAADYRNQKNGLIYQMNSPKAPGARASARMDFVHADQANAAELNRILWRERKGDIPMPVPRHVVFR; translated from the coding sequence ATGAAAATTCGTACTCTTCTTGTTTCCTTGGCAATCTTCGTTGTCGTCGTCATTGTTTTTGAGCTGGCGAGAAGGCCTGAAAAGGCTCAGTCGCGCTCCATCAACCTTCCTTCCAGCAAAACATTGTTTATCCCGGCTCCTGGCCGTCCACAGCCCACTAACAGTTTTCCGACTGTTGTTGCTCTGAGCCCGAACGGCCGGTATCTGGCGATCCTGAACAACGGTTATGGGACGGAAGAGTCAGATTTTCGGCAGTCAATTGCAATCCTCGATCTTTCTACTCACAACGTCATGGATTTTCCAGACGCCCGGCTGGGCCAGCACGCCGGGCAAACCTATTATTTGGGCCTGGCCTTCAGCCGCGACGGCAGCAGACTTTATGCTTCAATGTCATCGCTTACGGACCCAACTGGCAGGAAGCCTGGCGATACCGGCAATGGCATTGCCGTTTACACGTTTGAGGAAGGCCGGGTCGCACCAGAGAGGTTTATCAAGGTTCCTCTTGCTCCTGTTGCCCAGGGCAAAAAAGCGATCGTGGGTTCAAAAAATCTGCCGAATGGCACGGCGATTCCCTACCCGGCGGGGCTCACTGTGCTTCCTGGTCCGGGGGGTGAGAAGCTTCTCGTGGCAGAAAATCTGGCTGACGATACCATCGTCCTGGATGCTGCGAGTGGCAAGGTCCTCCAGCGTTTTCCGCTGAGCACTTCCGCAGTGGTGCCAGGAGTTTTTCCTTACGGAGTAACTGCAACTAGCGACGGCAAGGCCGGATTTTGCTCCCTTTGGAACACCTCGGCCGTTGCCCAACTGGACCTTGAGACAGGCAAGGTAGTCCGTCGCATCCCGCTTCTGGAGCCGAAGTCTCCGGTGGCTGCCGGATCGCATCCCACTGCCATGCTTCTGAGCCCGGACCAGAAATACCTCTACGTGACCCTTACCAACAGCGACCGGGTTGCGGTGATTGACGTTGCAAAAGGGGACCTGGCAGGCCTGCTTTCCACGGAGTTGCCCGAGCAGAAGTACGGTGGTACCTACCCGGATGCGCTTGCACAGAGCGCGGATGGCAAACGGCTGTATGTGGCGGACGCCTCGGCTGATGCGGTAGCCGTTTTTGATATGAGCAGCCTGAGTGCCCAATCGCTCAGTATTTCGGCGCCACAAAAAGCTATGGGCTTCATCCCCACCGAGTGGTATCCAACCGCCCTCGCGGCCGATGGAAGTAACCTGATGATCGTTACAGGGAAAGGAGAAGGATCTGGACCGAACGCCGGACCGCTGGTCAAGGCAAAGCCGGGAGGTAACAGAAACCATCCCTACATTGCCGCACTGATCCATGGTTCAGTTGCCGTGGTCGAAATGAGTGATGTCCAGAACCGCCTTTCCCAGCTCACTCATGAAGTTGAGCTCAGCAATCTGATGGAGGCAAAGTCGAAGGAAGTTGCCCTGTTTAATGGCGGCAAGAGCCCCATCCACCACGTGATTTACATCATCAAGGAGAACCGTACGTACGACCAAATCTTCGGAGACCTGAAACCTGGGAACGGCGACCCTTCCCTTTGCATGTATGGCGAGGGGATCACCCCGAATCAGCACGCACTGGCAAGGCAGTTTGGAGTCATCGACAATTTCTATTGCAGTGGCGAGGTTTCGGGTGACGGTCACGTCTGGTCCATGGCTGCGATCACCAGCGACTATAACGAGCGCACCTGGCAGATTGGCTACCGGAGCGAACAACGCACTTACGATTTCGAGGGCGAAGTGCTGGCGCACAATCCGCTTGCTGAAAACATTCCCGACATTGACGAGCCGGGCACGGGGTACATTTGGGCGAACGTTGCGCGTAATAAATTGACCCATCGAAACTACGGCGAATTTGTTGTGACCCACTGGTGCGACGAAGGTCCGACCGGCGCTTCGCCGAAAGCGGGAACTCCACTCGCTTCCCAGGGAGTGTGCCGCCAGAAGGCCGTTCCCCCGGGCAAGCCTTTGCCATCGGATGTGGGTGATCCTCGTGGTTCCGCCAGCCCCTGGCCCTGGCCTGTTCCCATGATTGCTTACGATGAGGCCACCAAGCCGGAGCTTCAGGGGCACTTTGATCCGAAGTTTGCTGACTTCCGGCTTGATTACCCGGACCAGTTGCGTGCCGACGAATTCCTGAATGAGTTCAATGATTTTGTCAAGGCGCGCCAGACCGGCCAGGGTGAAGCCCTGCCGCAGTTCGTTATCCTTCGACTGCCGGATGACCACACCGCCGGCACCTCCCCGAGGATGCCTACGCCCTCTGCTTCCATTGCGGACAACGATCTGGCGGTTGGCCGTGTGGTTGACGCTGTCTCACACAGCCCGTACTGGGACGACACGGCCATCTTCATCCTGGAAGATGATGCCCAGGATGGCCCCGATCACGTGGATGCTCATCGCAGCACGATGCTTGTGATCAGCAAATATTCCCAGGGCTCGGCCAGCCAACCCTTTGTCGATCACAATTTCTACACAACGGTCAGCACGGTTCGTACGATGGAAGCTCTGCTGGGGCTCCCACCTATGAACAACAACGATGCCCTGGCACCGGTGATGGCCCCTGAATTTGCGGGCCCGGGAAATCAAACGGGTTATGCTGCTGATTACCGGAACCAGAAAAACGGGCTGATTTATCAGATGAACTCGCCCAAGGCGCCCGGCGCGCGCGCATCCGCGCGGATGGATTTTGTTCACGCTGATCAGGCGAACGCCGCGGAACTCAACCGCATTTTGTGGCGGGAGCGGAAGGGCGACATCCCCATGCCCGTGCCCCGCCACGTCGTCTTCCGATAA
- a CDS encoding 30S ribosomal protein S13 codes for MARIAGVDLPIRKRVEIGLTYIYGIGRARSLSILGRAGVDPGKQVKDLTEEEVTHIRQIIEEEGGVEGDLRKEVALNIRRLIEIGSYRGMRHRRNLPVRGQRTHTNARTRKGPRRGTIANKKKASAKT; via the coding sequence ATGGCACGTATTGCAGGGGTTGATTTGCCGATCCGAAAGCGGGTAGAAATCGGCCTCACTTATATTTACGGGATTGGCCGCGCCAGGTCGCTTTCCATCCTGGGCCGCGCAGGGGTAGACCCTGGCAAGCAAGTGAAGGATTTGACCGAAGAGGAAGTGACGCACATCCGGCAGATCATTGAGGAGGAAGGCGGCGTCGAAGGTGACCTTCGAAAGGAGGTCGCGCTGAACATCCGGCGGCTGATTGAAATTGGTTCCTATCGAGGTATGCGGCACCGGCGCAACCTGCCCGTCCGGGGACAGCGGACCCACACTAATGCCCGAACGCGCAAAGGCCCGCGCCGGGGCACGATTGCGAATAAGAAGAAAGCGTCGGCAAAGACGTAG
- a CDS encoding translation initiation factor IF-1, whose protein sequence is MAKEEAIEVMATVIESLPNAMFRVELENGKHKVLAHISGKMRKNFIRILPGDKVAVELSPYDLTRGRIVYRYK, encoded by the coding sequence ATGGCCAAAGAAGAAGCGATTGAGGTGATGGCGACGGTAATTGAATCGCTCCCGAATGCGATGTTCCGTGTGGAGCTGGAAAACGGCAAGCACAAAGTCCTGGCGCACATTTCCGGCAAGATGCGGAAAAACTTTATTCGAATCCTGCCGGGCGATAAGGTTGCTGTAGAGCTTTCTCCGTACGATTTGACGCGAGGCCGCATTGTCTATCGCTATAAGTAA
- the rpmJ gene encoding 50S ribosomal protein L36 produces MKVRSSVKKICSKCKFVKRGRVLRVICENPKHKQRQG; encoded by the coding sequence ATGAAAGTTCGCTCTTCTGTGAAAAAGATTTGTTCTAAATGCAAGTTCGTAAAGCGCGGGAGGGTTTTGCGGGTGATCTGCGAAAACCCAAAGCACAAACAGCGGCAAGGCTAG